One part of the Thermococcus litoralis DSM 5473 genome encodes these proteins:
- a CDS encoding dephospho-CoA kinase: protein MIICIVGMPGSGKGQIVKIFGKYGVPHVSMGDIVREEADKRGIPRTPEGMNSVSIQLRQELGDNAVAKLTIPKVKELLKKYKAVIIDGVRSLDEIQTFKDAFPEEEIIIIAVHSSPRKRFERLSRRGRSDDPKTWSEFEARDWKELKFGIGSVMALADYLIVNENHIAEYKREIERLAEKLGLKSNRATS, encoded by the coding sequence ATGATAATCTGTATAGTAGGAATGCCTGGTTCTGGGAAAGGCCAGATAGTGAAAATTTTTGGAAAGTACGGAGTGCCTCACGTTTCTATGGGGGATATTGTGAGGGAAGAAGCTGATAAGAGAGGGATCCCAAGAACTCCCGAAGGTATGAACAGTGTGAGCATTCAGCTTAGGCAGGAGCTTGGGGACAATGCCGTGGCAAAATTAACGATCCCAAAGGTAAAAGAACTACTAAAGAAGTACAAGGCAGTTATAATCGACGGAGTGAGGTCTCTAGATGAAATTCAGACGTTTAAAGATGCGTTTCCAGAGGAAGAGATAATCATCATAGCTGTACACTCTTCGCCAAGAAAAAGATTCGAGAGGCTTAGCAGAAGAGGGAGAAGCGACGATCCAAAAACATGGAGTGAATTTGAGGCCAGAGACTGGAAAGAGCTCAAGTTTGGAATTGGAAGCGTTATGGCTTTGGCGGACTACTTAATAGTGAATGAAAACCACATAGCAGAATACAAAAGAGAGATAGAGAGACTCGCGGAGAAACTTGGACTAAAAAGCAACAGAGCTACCTCTTGA
- the pol gene encoding DNA polymerase: MILDTDYITKDGKPIIRIFKKENGEFKIELDPHFQPYIYALLKDDSAIEEIKAIKGERHGKTVRVLDAVKVRKKFLGREVEVWKLIFEHPQDVPAMRGKIREHPAVVDIYEYDIPFAKRYLIDKGLIPMEGDEELKLLAFDIETFYHEGDEFGKGEIIMISYADEEEARVITWKNIDLPYVDVVSNEREMIKRFVQVVKEKDPDVIITYNGDNFDLPYLIKRAEKLGVRLVLGRDKEHPEPKIQRMGDSFAVEIKGRIHFDLFPVVRRTINLPTYTLEAVYEAVLGKTKSKLGAEEIAAIWETEESMKKLAQYSMEDARATYELGKEFFPMEAELAKLIGQSVWDVSRSSTGNLVEWYLLRVAYARNELAPNKPDEEEYKRRLRTTYLGGYVKEPEKGLWENIIYLDFRSLYPSIIVTHNVSPDTLEKEGCKNYDVAPIVGYRFCKDFPGFIPSILGDLIAMRQDIKKKMKSTIDPIEKKMLDYRQRAIKLLANSILPNEWLPIIENGEIKFVKIGEFINSYMEKQKENVKTVENTEVLEVNNLFAFSFNKKIKESEVKKVKALIRHKYKGKAYEIQLSSGRKINITAGHSLFTVRNGEIKEVSGDGIKEGDLIVAPKKIKLNEKGVSINIPELISDLSEEETADIVMTISAKGRKNFFKGMLRTLRWMFGEENRRIRTFNRYLFHLEKLGLIKLLPRGYEVTDWERLKKYKQLYEKLAGSVKYNGNKREYLVMFNEIKDFISYFPQKELEEWKIGTLNGFRTNCILKVDEDFGKLLGYYVSEGYAGAQKNKTGGISYSVKLYNEDPNVLESMKNVAEKFFGKVRVDRNCVSISKKMAYLVMKCLCGALAENKRIPSVILTSPEPVRWSFLEAYFTGDGDIHPSKRFRLSTKSELLANQLVFLLNSLGISSVKIGFDSGVYRVYINEDLQFPQTSREKNTYYSNLIPKEILRDVFGKEFQKNMTFKKFKELVDSGKLNREKAKLLEFFINGDIVLDRVKSVKEKDYEGYVYDLSVEDNENFLVGFGLLYAHNSYYGYMGYPKARWYSKECAESVTAWGRHYIEMTIREIEEKFGFKVLYADSVSGESEIIIRQNGKIRFVKIKDLFSKVDYSIGEKEYCILEGVEALTLDDDGKLVWKPVPYVMRHRANKRMFRIWLTNSWYIDVTEDHSLIGYLNTSKTKTAKKIGERLKEVKPFELGKAVKSLICPNAPLKDENTKTSEIAVKFWELVGLIVGDGNWGGDSRWAEYYLGLSTGKDAEEIKQKLLEPLKTYGVISNYYPKNEKGDFNILAKSLVKFMKRHFKDEKGRRKIPEFMYELPVTYIEAFLRGLFSADGTVTIRKGVPEIRLTNIDADFLREVRKLLWIVGISNSIFAETTPNRYNGVSTGTYSKHLRIKNKWRFAERIGFLIERKQKRLLEHLKSARVKRNTIDFGFDLVHVKKVEEIPYEGYVYDIEVEETHRFFANNILVHNTDGFYATIPGEKPELIKKKAKEFLNYINSKLPGLLELEYEGFYLRGFFVTKKRYAVIDEEGRITTRGLEVVRRDWSEIAKETQAKVLEAILKEGSVEKAVEVVRDVVEKIAKYRVPLEKLVIHEQITRDLKDYKAIGPHVAIAKRLAARGIKVKPGTIISYIVLKGSGKISDRVILLTEYDPRKHKYDPDYYIENQVLPAVLRILEAFGYRKEDLRYQSSKQTGLDAWLKR, encoded by the coding sequence ATGATACTGGACACTGATTACATAACAAAAGATGGCAAGCCTATAATCCGAATTTTTAAGAAAGAGAACGGGGAGTTTAAAATAGAACTTGACCCTCATTTTCAGCCCTATATATATGCTCTTCTCAAAGATGACTCCGCTATTGAGGAGATAAAGGCAATAAAGGGCGAGAGACATGGAAAAACTGTGAGAGTGCTCGATGCAGTGAAAGTCAGGAAAAAATTTTTGGGAAGGGAAGTTGAAGTCTGGAAGCTCATTTTCGAGCATCCCCAAGACGTTCCAGCTATGCGGGGCAAAATAAGGGAACATCCAGCTGTGGTTGACATTTACGAATATGACATACCCTTTGCCAAGCGTTATCTCATAGACAAGGGCTTGATTCCCATGGAGGGAGACGAGGAGCTTAAGCTCCTTGCCTTTGATATTGAAACGTTTTATCATGAGGGAGATGAATTTGGAAAGGGCGAGATAATAATGATTAGTTATGCCGATGAAGAAGAGGCCAGAGTAATCACATGGAAAAATATCGATTTGCCGTATGTCGATGTTGTGTCCAATGAAAGAGAAATGATAAAGCGTTTTGTTCAAGTTGTTAAAGAAAAAGACCCCGATGTGATAATAACTTACAATGGGGACAATTTTGATTTGCCGTATCTCATAAAACGGGCAGAAAAGCTGGGAGTTCGGCTTGTCTTAGGAAGGGACAAAGAACATCCCGAACCCAAGATTCAGAGGATGGGTGATAGTTTTGCTGTGGAAATCAAGGGTAGAATCCACTTTGATCTTTTCCCAGTTGTGCGAAGGACGATAAACCTCCCAACGTATACGCTTGAGGCAGTTTATGAAGCAGTTTTAGGAAAAACCAAAAGCAAATTAGGAGCAGAGGAAATTGCCGCTATATGGGAAACAGAAGAAAGCATGAAAAAACTAGCCCAGTACTCAATGGAAGATGCTAGGGCAACGTATGAGCTCGGGAAGGAATTCTTCCCCATGGAAGCTGAGCTGGCAAAGCTGATAGGTCAAAGTGTATGGGACGTCTCGAGATCAAGCACCGGCAACCTCGTGGAGTGGTATCTTTTAAGGGTGGCATACGCGAGGAATGAACTTGCACCGAACAAACCTGATGAGGAAGAGTATAAACGGCGCTTAAGAACAACTTACCTGGGAGGATATGTAAAAGAGCCAGAAAAAGGTTTGTGGGAAAATATCATTTATTTGGATTTCCGCAGTCTGTACCCTTCAATAATAGTTACTCACAACGTATCCCCAGATACCCTTGAAAAAGAGGGCTGTAAGAATTACGATGTTGCTCCGATAGTAGGATATAGGTTCTGCAAGGACTTTCCGGGCTTTATTCCCTCCATACTCGGGGACTTAATTGCAATGAGGCAAGATATAAAGAAGAAAATGAAATCCACAATTGACCCGATCGAAAAGAAAATGCTCGATTATAGGCAAAGGGCTATTAAATTGCTTGCAAACAGCATCTTACCCAACGAGTGGTTACCAATAATTGAAAATGGAGAAATAAAATTCGTGAAAATTGGCGAGTTTATAAACTCTTACATGGAAAAACAGAAGGAAAACGTTAAAACAGTAGAGAATACTGAAGTTCTCGAAGTAAACAACCTTTTTGCATTCTCATTCAACAAAAAAATCAAAGAAAGTGAAGTCAAAAAAGTCAAAGCCCTCATAAGACATAAGTATAAAGGGAAAGCTTATGAGATTCAGCTTAGCTCTGGTAGAAAAATTAACATAACTGCTGGCCATAGTCTGTTTACAGTTAGAAATGGAGAAATAAAGGAAGTTTCTGGAGATGGGATAAAAGAAGGTGACCTTATTGTAGCACCAAAGAAAATTAAACTCAATGAAAAAGGGGTAAGCATAAACATTCCCGAGTTAATCTCAGATCTTTCCGAGGAAGAAACAGCCGACATTGTGATGACGATTTCAGCCAAGGGCAGAAAGAACTTCTTTAAAGGAATGCTGAGAACTTTAAGGTGGATGTTTGGAGAAGAAAATAGAAGGATAAGAACATTTAATCGCTATTTGTTCCATCTCGAAAAACTAGGCCTTATCAAACTACTGCCCCGCGGATATGAAGTTACTGACTGGGAGAGATTAAAGAAATATAAACAACTTTACGAGAAGCTTGCTGGAAGCGTTAAGTACAACGGAAACAAGAGAGAGTATTTAGTAATGTTCAACGAGATCAAGGATTTTATATCTTACTTCCCACAAAAAGAGCTCGAAGAATGGAAAATTGGAACTCTCAATGGCTTTAGAACGAATTGTATTCTCAAAGTCGATGAGGATTTTGGGAAGCTCCTAGGTTACTATGTTAGTGAGGGCTATGCAGGTGCACAAAAAAATAAAACTGGTGGTATCAGTTATTCGGTGAAGCTTTACAATGAGGACCCTAATGTTCTTGAGAGCATGAAAAATGTTGCAGAAAAATTCTTTGGCAAGGTTAGAGTTGACAGAAATTGCGTAAGTATATCAAAGAAGATGGCATACTTAGTTATGAAATGCCTCTGTGGAGCATTAGCCGAAAACAAGAGAATTCCTTCTGTTATACTCACCTCTCCCGAACCGGTACGGTGGTCATTTTTAGAGGCGTATTTTACAGGCGATGGAGATATACATCCATCAAAAAGGTTTAGGCTCTCAACAAAAAGCGAGCTCCTTGCAAATCAGCTTGTGTTCTTGCTGAACTCTTTGGGAATATCCTCTGTAAAGATAGGCTTTGACAGTGGGGTCTATAGAGTGTATATAAATGAAGACCTGCAATTTCCACAAACGTCTAGGGAGAAAAACACATACTACTCTAACTTAATTCCCAAAGAGATCCTTAGGGACGTGTTTGGAAAAGAGTTCCAAAAGAACATGACGTTCAAGAAATTTAAAGAGCTTGTTGACTCTGGAAAACTTAACAGGGAGAAAGCCAAGCTCTTGGAGTTCTTCATTAATGGAGATATTGTCCTTGACAGAGTCAAAAGTGTTAAAGAAAAGGACTATGAAGGGTATGTCTATGACCTAAGCGTTGAGGATAACGAGAACTTTCTTGTTGGTTTTGGTTTGCTCTATGCTCACAACAGCTATTACGGCTATATGGGGTATCCTAAGGCAAGATGGTACTCGAAGGAATGTGCTGAAAGCGTTACCGCATGGGGGAGACACTACATAGAGATGACGATAAGAGAAATAGAGGAAAAGTTCGGCTTTAAGGTTCTTTATGCGGACAGTGTCTCAGGAGAAAGTGAGATCATAATAAGGCAAAACGGAAAGATTAGATTTGTGAAAATAAAGGATCTTTTCTCTAAGGTGGACTACAGCATTGGCGAAAAAGAATACTGCATTCTCGAAGGTGTTGAAGCACTAACTCTGGACGATGACGGAAAGCTTGTCTGGAAGCCCGTCCCCTACGTGATGAGGCACAGAGCGAATAAAAGAATGTTCCGCATCTGGCTGACCAACAGCTGGTATATAGATGTTACTGAGGATCATTCTCTCATAGGCTATCTAAACACGTCAAAAACGAAAACTGCCAAAAAAATCGGGGAAAGACTAAAGGAAGTAAAGCCTTTTGAATTAGGCAAAGCAGTAAAATCGCTCATATGCCCAAATGCACCGTTAAAGGATGAGAATACCAAAACTAGCGAAATAGCAGTAAAATTCTGGGAGCTCGTAGGATTGATTGTAGGAGATGGAAACTGGGGTGGAGATTCTCGTTGGGCAGAGTATTATCTTGGACTTTCAACAGGCAAAGATGCAGAAGAGATAAAGCAAAAACTTCTGGAACCCCTAAAAACTTATGGAGTAATCTCAAACTATTACCCAAAAAACGAGAAAGGGGACTTCAACATCTTGGCAAAGAGCCTTGTAAAGTTTATGAAAAGGCACTTTAAGGACGAAAAAGGAAGACGAAAAATTCCAGAGTTCATGTATGAGCTTCCGGTTACTTACATAGAGGCATTTCTACGAGGACTGTTTTCAGCTGATGGTACTGTAACTATCAGGAAGGGAGTTCCAGAGATCAGGCTAACAAACATTGATGCTGACTTTCTAAGGGAAGTAAGGAAGCTTCTGTGGATTGTTGGAATTTCAAATTCAATATTTGCTGAGACTACTCCAAATCGCTACAATGGTGTTTCTACTGGAACCTACTCAAAGCATCTAAGGATCAAAAATAAGTGGCGTTTTGCTGAAAGGATAGGCTTTTTAATCGAGAGAAAGCAGAAGAGACTTTTAGAACATTTAAAATCAGCGAGGGTAAAAAGGAATACCATAGATTTTGGCTTTGATCTTGTGCATGTGAAAAAAGTCGAAGAGATACCATACGAGGGTTACGTTTATGACATTGAAGTCGAAGAGACGCATAGGTTCTTTGCAAACAACATCCTGGTACACAATACTGACGGCTTTTATGCCACAATACCCGGGGAAAAGCCTGAACTCATTAAAAAGAAAGCCAAGGAATTCCTAAACTACATAAACTCCAAACTTCCAGGTCTGCTTGAGCTTGAGTATGAGGGCTTTTACTTGAGAGGATTCTTTGTTACAAAAAAGCGCTATGCAGTCATAGATGAAGAGGGCAGGATAACAACAAGGGGCTTGGAAGTAGTAAGGAGAGATTGGAGTGAGATAGCTAAGGAGACTCAGGCAAAGGTTTTAGAGGCTATACTTAAAGAGGGAAGTGTTGAAAAAGCTGTAGAAGTTGTTAGAGATGTTGTAGAGAAAATAGCAAAATACAGGGTTCCACTTGAAAAGCTTGTTATCCATGAGCAGATTACCAGGGATTTAAAGGACTACAAAGCCATTGGCCCTCATGTCGCGATAGCAAAAAGACTTGCCGCAAGAGGGATAAAAGTGAAACCGGGCACAATAATAAGCTATATCGTTCTCAAAGGGAGCGGAAAGATAAGCGATAGGGTAATTTTACTTACAGAATACGATCCTAGAAAACACAAGTACGATCCGGACTACTACATAGAAAACCAAGTTTTGCCGGCAGTACTTAGGATACTCGAAGCGTTTGGATACAGAAAGGAGGATTTAAGGTATCAAAGCTCAAAACAAACCGGCTTAGATGCATGGCTCAAGAGGTAG
- a CDS encoding RsmB/NOP family class I SAM-dependent RNA methyltransferase, producing the protein MELFYRITLHELIADILTLIEERELSSKNALERVFKRVSGKDRERARGLAHAYVFEIEKWRKKIDFIANSLLKGTRIEDLDLYLANLLRIGIFEMKFKGVNPAIATDSVVRVVKEKYDLNRAKFVNAVLRETEKFDLEKALKKLKEKDRIEYLSVKFSHPRWYVEYVIDLLGYESAIRLLLSNNRPQRYYVRVNPLKTDIDKLAEYLEEHGVRTARTPVDDVLKILEYETPITRLDWYKEGYFVIQDLASAYVAHVLAPEKGERVLDLAAAPGSKTFHVAHLMENTGKIVAVDYSAERLQKMKAKMKVLGVKNVKLVHADGMKFKDKEPFDKIILDAPCSSSGTYRQFPEVKWRFDEKKIKKVIQVQKAMIRNAYKNLREGGEMTYSTCSIRVDENEENIKYAMNKVGFELVDYPFSWGEKGVTEIGDKVFRSFTHLHDCNSFFIAKLKK; encoded by the coding sequence ATGGAGTTGTTCTACAGAATAACCCTTCACGAACTCATTGCAGATATACTGACCCTCATAGAGGAGCGTGAGCTTTCATCAAAAAATGCTTTGGAGAGAGTTTTCAAGAGGGTTAGCGGGAAGGACAGAGAAAGGGCGAGAGGTTTGGCTCATGCTTACGTTTTTGAAATTGAAAAATGGAGGAAGAAAATAGATTTTATCGCGAATTCTCTCCTCAAAGGAACCAGAATCGAGGATCTCGACCTCTACCTTGCGAACCTTCTTAGGATTGGTATATTTGAAATGAAGTTTAAGGGTGTTAATCCAGCAATAGCCACTGATTCAGTGGTTAGAGTTGTAAAGGAAAAATATGACTTAAACAGAGCAAAATTTGTAAATGCTGTTCTCAGAGAGACAGAAAAATTCGATCTGGAAAAAGCTCTAAAAAAGCTTAAAGAAAAGGATAGGATAGAGTATCTAAGCGTAAAATTTTCCCATCCACGCTGGTATGTTGAATACGTAATTGACCTTCTCGGCTATGAAAGTGCGATAAGACTCTTGCTGAGCAATAACAGACCTCAAAGATACTACGTTAGAGTCAATCCATTAAAAACTGACATAGACAAACTTGCGGAATATTTGGAAGAACATGGCGTTAGAACGGCAAGAACCCCAGTTGATGACGTTCTAAAGATTTTGGAATACGAAACACCTATAACCCGCTTGGATTGGTATAAAGAAGGCTATTTTGTTATTCAAGACCTTGCTAGTGCTTATGTTGCCCACGTCCTTGCTCCTGAAAAAGGTGAGAGGGTTTTAGATCTTGCCGCTGCCCCGGGAAGCAAAACCTTCCACGTGGCCCATTTAATGGAAAATACTGGAAAGATAGTTGCCGTTGATTATTCCGCCGAAAGGCTCCAAAAAATGAAGGCAAAAATGAAAGTTCTTGGCGTCAAAAACGTCAAACTTGTGCACGCAGATGGGATGAAATTTAAAGATAAAGAGCCATTTGACAAGATAATTCTCGATGCTCCCTGCTCTTCTTCTGGAACATACAGACAATTCCCGGAAGTTAAATGGCGCTTTGATGAGAAAAAGATAAAGAAGGTTATTCAGGTTCAAAAAGCTATGATAAGAAACGCTTACAAAAATCTAAGAGAAGGCGGGGAAATGACATATTCCACGTGCTCAATAAGAGTCGATGAAAATGAGGAGAACATAAAGTACGCCATGAATAAGGTAGGTTTTGAGCTTGTCGATTATCCATTCTCATGGGGAGAGAAGGGGGTCACTGAGATTGGAGATAAGGTTTTTAGGAGTTTCACTCATTTACACGACTGTAACAGCTTTTTCATTGCAAAAT